The Pseudomonas wenzhouensis genome has a segment encoding these proteins:
- a CDS encoding pilus assembly protein PilM, whose amino-acid sequence MLGLFTKKANTLLGIDISSTSVKLLELSRSGSRYKVEAYAVEPLPPNAVVEKNIAELEGVGQALSRVLAKAKSGVKTAAVAVAGSAVITKTIEMEAGLSEDDLENQLKIEADQYIPYPLEEVAIDFEVQGPAPRNPERVEVLLAACRKENVEVREAALALAGLTAKVVDVEAYALERAYGLLEAQLGAGHDELTVAVVDIGATMTTLSVLHNGRTIYTREQLFGGKQLTEEIQRRYGLSVEEAGLAKKQGGLPDDYDSEVLQPFKEAVVQQVSRSLQFFFAAGQFNDVDYILLAGGTASIPDLDRLIQQKIGTQTLVANPFADMALSSKVNAGALASDAPALMIACGLAMRSFD is encoded by the coding sequence GTGCTAGGGCTCTTCACTAAGAAAGCGAATACGCTGCTGGGGATCGATATCAGCTCGACTTCGGTCAAGCTCCTCGAACTGAGTCGCTCGGGAAGCCGCTACAAGGTAGAGGCCTATGCCGTCGAGCCACTTCCGCCCAATGCAGTGGTCGAGAAGAACATTGCCGAGTTGGAGGGGGTCGGTCAGGCGCTTTCTCGCGTTTTGGCCAAGGCCAAGAGCGGTGTCAAGACCGCGGCCGTTGCCGTTGCCGGTTCGGCCGTCATCACCAAAACCATCGAAATGGAAGCTGGGCTTTCCGAGGATGATCTGGAAAACCAGCTGAAGATCGAGGCGGATCAGTACATTCCCTATCCGCTGGAAGAAGTGGCCATCGATTTCGAGGTGCAGGGGCCGGCGCCGCGTAATCCCGAGCGTGTCGAGGTTTTACTGGCGGCATGCCGCAAGGAAAACGTCGAGGTTCGTGAGGCTGCCCTGGCGCTCGCAGGCCTGACTGCCAAAGTGGTTGACGTCGAGGCATACGCTCTCGAGCGTGCCTACGGTCTGCTGGAGGCGCAGCTGGGTGCTGGTCACGACGAGTTGACGGTCGCGGTCGTGGATATCGGTGCGACCATGACTACGTTGAGCGTCCTGCACAACGGCCGAACCATCTATACCCGCGAGCAACTCTTCGGCGGCAAGCAACTGACCGAGGAAATCCAACGTCGCTACGGTCTGTCCGTGGAAGAAGCTGGACTTGCCAAGAAGCAAGGCGGTCTTCCGGATGACTACGACAGCGAAGTGTTGCAGCCGTTCAAAGAAGCTGTTGTTCAGCAGGTTTCCCGTTCGCTGCAGTTCTTCTTTGCTGCTGGGCAGTTCAACGATGTCGACTACATCCTCCTTGCCGGCGGCACTGCATCGATTCCTGATCTCGATCGGTTGATCCAGCAAAAAATCGGTACGCAGACCCTGGTGGCTAATCCCTTTGCCGATATGGCGCTCAGCAGCAAGGTCAATGCCGGTGCACTGGCCAGTGATGCGCCGGCACTGATGATTGCCTGTGGTCTGGCGATGAGGAGTTTCGACTGA
- a CDS encoding PilN domain-containing protein gives MARINLLPWREQLREERKQRFLVTLVGVLVVAAGFVFLGDQLLNGAIEQQNARNEFIKREIAVLDARIKEISELKTRRQQLLERMKIIQDLQGNRPIIGRVFDQLVRTLPDGVYFSSVKMVGKKIDILGAAESNNRVSNLMRNLDGSEWLSAPNLTQVKATTAGALDQANVFQLSVQQTQPALEEVEGNKK, from the coding sequence ATGGCGCGGATTAACCTACTTCCCTGGCGTGAGCAGCTGCGTGAAGAGCGCAAGCAGCGGTTTCTGGTTACGCTGGTCGGTGTGCTCGTTGTGGCGGCTGGCTTTGTTTTTCTGGGCGATCAACTGCTCAATGGTGCTATTGAACAGCAAAATGCGCGTAATGAGTTCATAAAAAGAGAAATTGCGGTTCTTGATGCACGCATCAAAGAAATCAGTGAGTTGAAAACGCGTCGTCAGCAATTACTGGAGCGGATGAAGATTATTCAAGATCTTCAGGGTAATCGGCCAATCATTGGGCGCGTATTCGATCAGCTGGTTCGAACGCTGCCTGATGGCGTGTATTTTTCCAGTGTGAAGATGGTCGGTAAGAAAATTGATATTCTGGGGGCTGCAGAGTCGAATAACCGAGTGTCCAATCTCATGCGTAACTTGGATGGCTCTGAATGGCTGAGTGCGCCTAACCTGACTCAGGTAAAAGCCACAACGGCAGGTGCACTGGATCAGGCAAATGTCTTTCAGTTGAGTGTTCAGCAGACTCAGCCTGCACTTGAAGAAGTTGAGGGTAATAAGAAATGA